A stretch of the Teretinema zuelzerae genome encodes the following:
- a CDS encoding glycosyltransferase family 4 protein, which translates to MTRTGRPLKVAVTTKPLDNWKSGSGHHLDELLTHVLDVANREFSGCFDFTFVHYSKSGNSLYSRVNELLIPRNPLSASRALGSQNFDIIHYTPLSIFAPIWVNSPKKTATIHGIEEHLFPQGYPLYHRLHEYYLQPLYMRMMDGIATVSETGKAWFIEHYGIKKDRIIVTPNAVSPQYRVLPASETQKTGKPYILHISRFSERKNPQGIMGGFAEFIALSGLDVDLVCAGKGWNSDEALEFARFYGIFDRYHAPGFIETEEAVRLLNGAEAFLFPSWAEGFGMPNLEAMACGCPVVTSSIFAIPEVVGEAGILVSRPDARSEIARALADICTNPSLRSSLIEKGFTQSKKFDWDESARAILSFWKSLA; encoded by the coding sequence ATGACGCGTACAGGCAGACCGCTCAAGGTTGCGGTGACAACAAAACCTTTGGATAACTGGAAATCCGGCTCCGGACATCATCTTGATGAACTGTTAACGCATGTTCTTGATGTTGCAAATCGGGAATTTTCAGGATGTTTCGACTTTACCTTCGTTCACTATTCGAAAAGCGGAAATTCTCTGTATAGTCGCGTCAACGAGCTGTTGATTCCCCGAAATCCATTATCGGCAAGCAGAGCGCTCGGCAGTCAGAACTTCGACATTATACATTACACGCCCTTATCTATTTTCGCCCCGATCTGGGTTAACTCCCCGAAAAAGACTGCGACCATACACGGCATAGAAGAGCACCTTTTCCCTCAAGGATATCCCCTGTATCACCGCTTGCATGAATACTATCTCCAGCCCCTCTATATGAGGATGATGGACGGAATCGCGACAGTTTCAGAGACCGGTAAAGCTTGGTTTATTGAACATTACGGAATAAAAAAAGACAGAATAATCGTAACCCCGAACGCGGTTTCGCCGCAGTACAGGGTTCTTCCGGCCTCCGAAACCCAAAAAACCGGGAAGCCGTACATCCTGCATATCAGCCGATTTTCCGAAAGGAAAAATCCCCAAGGGATAATGGGCGGTTTCGCGGAATTTATTGCGCTATCCGGCCTGGATGTCGATCTTGTCTGCGCAGGCAAGGGATGGAACTCAGACGAAGCTCTTGAGTTCGCCCGTTTTTACGGCATATTCGATCGCTACCATGCGCCGGGATTTATTGAAACGGAGGAAGCCGTCAGGCTATTAAACGGTGCTGAAGCATTTCTCTTTCCTTCATGGGCGGAAGGCTTCGGCATGCCTAATCTCGAAGCCATGGCCTGCGGCTGCCCGGTTGTAACGAGCTCTATATTCGCAATCCCCGAAGTTGTCGGAGAAGCGGGAATCCTCGTATCCCGTCCGGATGCCCGTTCGGAAATCGCCCGCGCGCTCGCAGATATCTGCACGAACCCCTCGCTTCGCTCGTCGTTGATAGAAAAAGGATTCACGCAATCAAAGAAATTCGATTGGGACGAAAGCGCCCGCGCTATTCTGTCGTTTTGGAAGTCTCTCGCCTGA
- a CDS encoding glycosyltransferase produces the protein MINITVLTLVDRVSTFYSLTPFFTSKNKAANFTYTTDSEWCLNKDKNTILILMRQFIKPDRVDLSLLEKLRNKYRRIAFFHDDAGGGIPRLEVLPFVDLFYSKALFKDRTLYERPLYGKELYSDYYHTVYGVVDPDYRERPAVKDAAQLDKLRLSWNIGIGDYPRHQLRQRAGVAAARVFGPATARFFALRKELDPEAAVRDNKGLWPVHARIGLISRPSISYQRSLILDKISGNPLFLTGYASQSQFNKETAHSKIVLSPFGWGELCLRDFETVRSGALLLKPDMSHLETWPNVFIPGETYVPFDWDAKTLVETAETMLEADQERQRIVRNAAAAYKEALDAMPERFDSTIKEIIQ, from the coding sequence ATGATCAATATAACCGTCCTGACGCTTGTGGATCGGGTTTCAACTTTCTATTCGCTTACTCCCTTTTTTACTTCAAAAAACAAGGCGGCGAATTTTACCTATACAACCGATTCCGAGTGGTGCCTTAATAAAGACAAGAACACAATTCTCATTTTAATGAGGCAATTCATCAAACCCGACAGAGTCGATCTTTCCCTTCTAGAGAAGCTTCGGAACAAGTATCGACGCATCGCTTTTTTCCACGACGACGCGGGAGGAGGAATCCCTCGTCTGGAAGTCCTCCCTTTCGTGGATCTCTTTTATTCAAAAGCCCTCTTCAAAGATCGAACTCTATATGAACGGCCTCTTTATGGAAAAGAGCTGTATTCGGACTATTATCACACGGTCTACGGCGTAGTCGATCCCGACTACCGCGAACGCCCCGCTGTCAAGGATGCGGCTCAGTTGGACAAGCTCCGCCTTTCCTGGAATATAGGCATCGGGGACTACCCTCGCCATCAATTGAGGCAACGCGCGGGGGTTGCCGCAGCAAGGGTTTTCGGCCCCGCTACGGCCCGTTTTTTCGCGCTCAGAAAAGAGTTAGACCCCGAGGCGGCTGTACGCGACAACAAGGGACTGTGGCCTGTTCATGCGAGAATCGGCTTGATTTCGCGCCCGTCCATATCGTATCAGCGGAGCCTCATTCTTGATAAAATCTCCGGGAACCCTTTGTTTCTCACCGGCTACGCGTCTCAGTCGCAATTCAACAAAGAAACGGCGCATTCGAAAATAGTGCTGAGTCCCTTCGGTTGGGGAGAATTATGTCTGCGCGACTTCGAGACGGTGCGCAGCGGCGCCCTCCTCCTGAAACCGGATATGTCGCATCTGGAAACCTGGCCGAATGTGTTCATACCCGGAGAAACCTACGTGCCCTTCGACTGGGATGCGAAGACCCTTGTAGAAACGGCTGAAACAATGCTTGAGGCCGATCAGGAGAGACAGCGCATCGTCAGGAACGCCGCCGCCGCGTATAAAGAAGCGCTCGACGCGATGCCTGAGCGCTTCGATTCAACAATAAAGGAAATAATTCAATGA
- a CDS encoding CDP-alcohol phosphatidyltransferase family protein, whose product MKYPMKSILASLPPEKRKSDGTITTFILRPLSWPASWFFLALGFTPNMVTALSGLCCLVALFFSFTPYMTLHIAAVVLFFVFGILDCTDGNMARTIGKKNIYGGWVDAAGGYFAYFALIASMAASTNLPGQGKLVVPFLNTDLAAISKIPGIWIWIAFLAVSANLMMRLYHQAFKNAELAAGIQQTPGKEKRFSEEIGITGYMPVLYAAGLFFKQLPWVLILYFAIYGLGFIATFYKIAKKIARR is encoded by the coding sequence ATGAAATACCCGATGAAATCTATTCTCGCCTCATTGCCTCCTGAAAAACGCAAATCCGACGGAACGATAACGACCTTCATTCTGAGGCCCTTATCGTGGCCGGCCTCATGGTTTTTTCTGGCACTCGGGTTCACGCCGAACATGGTAACCGCTCTCAGCGGCCTGTGTTGTTTGGTAGCCCTGTTTTTTTCCTTCACTCCTTACATGACGCTTCATATAGCTGCCGTTGTTTTGTTTTTTGTTTTCGGTATCTTGGACTGCACGGACGGCAATATGGCCCGCACCATCGGAAAGAAAAACATCTACGGAGGCTGGGTTGACGCAGCAGGGGGATATTTCGCCTATTTCGCGCTTATCGCTTCAATGGCGGCATCAACGAATCTGCCCGGACAGGGAAAACTCGTAGTACCCTTTTTGAATACAGACCTCGCGGCTATATCCAAGATTCCTGGAATCTGGATATGGATCGCCTTTCTCGCCGTCTCCGCGAATCTGATGATGAGGCTTTACCACCAGGCATTTAAAAACGCGGAACTGGCCGCCGGAATCCAGCAGACACCCGGCAAGGAAAAGCGATTCAGCGAAGAAATCGGCATAACCGGATATATGCCGGTATTATATGCCGCAGGACTTTTTTTTAAGCAGCTCCCCTGGGTATTAATCTTATACTTTGCGATTTACGGGTTAGGATTTATAGCGACGTTCTATAAGATTGCAAAGAAAATTGCGCGGCGATAA
- a CDS encoding glycosyltransferase family 4 protein, protein MRLIVTANLSSNILSRKNLLSALQKEGWTISAAGCIDGGTEELVKMGIDFVELPMENKGTGIFSDLKTFASFFTMYRKIKPDAVLHYNSKPDIYGTLAASMLGIRSISNITGLGTVYVGPDRLVRKIVNMLYRIAFLGKKSYVFFQNSEDRDLFLQLKIVPQNRCSVLPGSGVDIQSYAPVDATKGAEEPTHFLFASRLVIAKGIREFIEAAGIVKQTHENAVFDIIGEMLDYESFITREELEAAVSTGRVAYHGNAQGSRKWLETADCVVLPSYYREGVPRILLEGAAMGKPLIAADSIGTREPISDGINGYLCEPASGKDLARCMLDFLKLTPDERRKMGTESRKVAVSRFSDEIVSKKYLEILVQGRNA, encoded by the coding sequence ATGAGGCTGATTGTAACCGCAAACCTATCGTCGAATATTCTCAGCAGAAAAAATCTCCTCTCAGCTTTGCAAAAGGAAGGGTGGACGATATCAGCCGCGGGCTGCATCGACGGAGGAACGGAAGAACTCGTAAAAATGGGCATTGATTTCGTAGAACTGCCCATGGAAAACAAGGGCACCGGAATATTCTCGGATCTGAAAACCTTCGCATCTTTTTTTACTATGTATCGCAAGATAAAACCCGACGCAGTGTTGCATTACAACAGCAAACCCGATATTTACGGAACGCTCGCGGCTTCGATGTTGGGAATCCGTTCGATCAGCAATATTACAGGCTTAGGCACCGTGTACGTCGGACCCGATAGATTGGTGAGAAAAATCGTCAATATGCTCTACCGTATCGCTTTTCTGGGAAAAAAAAGTTACGTCTTTTTCCAAAATTCAGAGGACAGAGATCTCTTCCTGCAGTTGAAAATTGTCCCGCAAAATAGATGCTCGGTTCTTCCCGGTTCTGGAGTGGATATTCAATCCTACGCTCCGGTCGATGCGACGAAGGGCGCTGAAGAGCCGACTCATTTTTTATTTGCGAGCCGCCTGGTAATCGCCAAGGGAATCAGAGAGTTCATCGAAGCGGCAGGCATCGTTAAGCAAACGCACGAAAACGCCGTGTTCGATATAATCGGAGAAATGCTCGATTACGAAAGTTTTATTACCCGCGAAGAACTGGAAGCAGCGGTATCGACGGGGCGTGTTGCATATCACGGCAACGCGCAGGGTTCGAGAAAGTGGCTTGAAACAGCGGATTGCGTGGTGCTTCCATCCTATTACCGGGAAGGAGTTCCCCGCATTCTTCTGGAAGGAGCGGCTATGGGGAAACCCTTGATCGCGGCCGACAGCATCGGAACCAGGGAACCGATCAGCGACGGCATCAACGGCTACCTGTGCGAGCCGGCGTCAGGAAAGGATTTGGCAAGATGCATGCTTGATTTCTTGAAGCTGACGCCGGATGAGCGGCGAAAAATGGGGACGGAATCGCGAAAAGTCGCGGTGAGTCGATTCTCCGACGAAATCGTTTCCAAGAAATACTTAGAAATTCTGGTACAAGGAAGGAACGCATGA
- a CDS encoding sugar transferase, which yields MTSHISRKRRQFLIFSVDLLILVSAIPLTLFLRKFHMPTFPNVAEHIITFIPIIAFWEILMYGAALYSLEKPYRGLNITVKLSMAAAVSLLFGFALFYLFLGDGITPKTVLVIYCILGFFLLFAWRLLYNFFFGVRKSRPKIVFVGNNQTVCDLISQFKEFSYLNFEPLAVYDPDPESVHCKNLPFYSNDADFNQLLDSNTVDYCILAAEKEYSLEMRQLLFSMLEQGVVFFSLPDFFELVTRKIPIGSINDTWLLSHLDAAPRFGFDFFKRMFDLVFSSSILLLTAPLWPFIALIIKLESPGPVFFQQIREGRKSKPFNILKFRTMRVAGNSFAPTGTNDNRITPLGNFLRKSRIDEIPQVINVFRGDMSLIGPRPERPELAVELEKAIPYYRQRLIVKPGITGWDQVSGEYHSPSVEDTYKKLQMDLYYIKNRSTMLDLSIFFKTIATVLRRSGR from the coding sequence ATGACCTCTCATATTTCAAGAAAGCGAAGACAGTTTTTAATATTCAGCGTTGATCTCCTTATTCTTGTCTCCGCTATTCCGCTTACCCTGTTCCTCAGAAAATTTCATATGCCCACTTTTCCGAATGTAGCGGAACATATTATTACATTCATTCCCATCATCGCATTCTGGGAAATACTCATGTACGGAGCGGCCCTTTATTCGCTTGAAAAGCCGTATCGCGGCTTAAACATAACCGTTAAGCTTTCGATGGCCGCGGCGGTATCCCTGTTATTCGGCTTTGCCCTGTTTTATCTGTTTCTCGGCGACGGCATAACACCTAAGACAGTGCTCGTCATTTACTGCATCCTCGGTTTCTTCTTATTGTTCGCCTGGCGGCTTCTCTATAATTTCTTTTTCGGCGTTCGAAAATCAAGACCGAAAATTGTATTCGTCGGGAACAACCAGACGGTATGCGATCTGATTTCCCAGTTTAAGGAGTTCTCCTACCTGAATTTTGAGCCGTTGGCCGTGTACGATCCGGATCCTGAAAGCGTCCATTGCAAGAACCTTCCTTTTTATTCAAACGATGCAGATTTTAATCAACTGCTCGATTCCAACACCGTAGATTACTGCATTTTAGCAGCGGAAAAGGAATATTCCCTCGAAATGCGCCAATTGTTGTTTTCGATGCTCGAACAGGGAGTTGTTTTTTTCAGCCTGCCGGATTTTTTCGAACTGGTTACGCGCAAAATCCCGATCGGATCAATCAACGACACGTGGCTGTTAAGCCATCTGGACGCGGCGCCCCGCTTCGGCTTCGATTTTTTCAAACGAATGTTCGACCTTGTTTTCTCTTCGTCGATACTGCTTCTCACCGCCCCGTTGTGGCCGTTCATAGCGTTGATAATCAAGCTCGAAAGTCCCGGTCCGGTGTTTTTCCAGCAAATACGCGAAGGCCGGAAAAGCAAGCCGTTCAATATCCTGAAATTCCGAACCATGCGCGTAGCGGGAAATTCGTTTGCTCCTACAGGAACGAACGACAACCGCATCACTCCGCTGGGAAACTTTCTCAGGAAGAGCCGCATCGACGAGATACCACAGGTGATAAACGTATTCCGAGGCGATATGTCTCTGATCGGCCCCAGGCCCGAACGCCCAGAGCTCGCCGTAGAACTGGAGAAGGCAATTCCTTATTACCGCCAGCGTCTGATTGTAAAACCCGGAATCACCGGATGGGATCAGGTTTCAGGGGAATACCACTCGCCTTCCGTTGAAGATACCTATAAAAAACTGCAAATGGATCTGTATTACATTAAGAACAGATCGACCATGCTCGATCTATCGATATTTTTTAAGACTATAGCGACTGTCCTTCGCCGTTCAGGCCGTTAA
- a CDS encoding BamA/TamA family outer membrane protein, which translates to MNRFMILFCLVFGLAIAGAASAQTPEAVEYKIDEVVYHVDGSTRIHPLSRAVDIDTKKVFSGRSALDAYIDDLRILFSNQRVLESVDIQTVFGPKNDNGVIPVALHVNVVDTWNIIGMPYPKYDSNTGFQFKLKLKNYNFFGSMQELNSDIVYELSDDGKSSLGTNVEFAIPFAFMDYDLEWTNDFFMEFPMNEVPEFKYTTGLSFERSLGSYLLQFALDHTTAINPRSDDELLKDDPLYFTEKFSVGLPIVLAKLDYFGDVSWTPSMAFTTNWSPDGVHFEDLKGPAYSLSHSLSAGRVDWVGNFRKGASASISNSWGWNFHYNDGVRPDIQLELKGYSSFMDRLGLTSRIAFYQAFYDTTNDKIAEQLRGIANDRIDTDSAIMLNIDMPVRVMRVNFHEITGVSWTKYISYEMHASPFFDMALTRDSETGRLYNPADGWYSGGMELIVYPMKMRSIYGRIMAGFDIPEVLNNGGDTGARAERDDSAVRELFIGIGLHY; encoded by the coding sequence ATGAATCGTTTTATGATCCTTTTTTGTCTCGTATTCGGACTTGCTATCGCAGGAGCGGCGTCCGCTCAAACACCTGAAGCAGTTGAATATAAAATCGATGAAGTCGTCTATCATGTCGACGGAAGCACCCGAATTCACCCTTTGTCTCGGGCCGTAGACATCGATACAAAAAAGGTGTTTTCCGGGCGATCGGCTCTCGACGCGTACATCGACGATCTGAGGATTCTTTTTTCCAATCAGCGCGTTCTTGAATCGGTCGATATCCAAACCGTGTTCGGTCCGAAAAACGATAACGGCGTAATTCCGGTAGCGCTTCACGTCAACGTCGTAGACACCTGGAACATCATAGGAATGCCTTACCCCAAGTACGATTCGAATACCGGCTTTCAGTTCAAGCTTAAATTGAAGAACTATAATTTCTTCGGATCCATGCAGGAATTGAACAGCGATATCGTGTATGAACTGAGCGACGACGGCAAATCGTCATTGGGTACTAATGTCGAATTCGCCATCCCCTTCGCCTTCATGGATTATGATCTTGAATGGACCAATGATTTTTTCATGGAATTTCCGATGAACGAAGTGCCCGAATTTAAATACACGACAGGTCTTTCATTCGAACGTTCGCTCGGAAGCTATTTGCTTCAATTCGCGCTCGATCACACCACCGCTATTAATCCCCGCAGCGACGACGAGCTTCTTAAGGACGACCCGCTCTATTTCACTGAAAAATTCAGCGTCGGCCTTCCGATCGTTCTCGCGAAGCTTGATTATTTCGGCGACGTATCGTGGACTCCTTCCATGGCCTTTACCACAAATTGGTCTCCGGACGGGGTTCATTTCGAAGACCTGAAAGGACCCGCATACAGCCTCTCCCATTCTCTTTCTGCGGGAAGAGTCGATTGGGTTGGTAATTTCAGGAAAGGAGCATCAGCTTCGATCTCCAACTCCTGGGGCTGGAATTTTCACTATAACGACGGGGTTCGTCCGGACATTCAACTCGAATTGAAGGGATATTCCAGCTTCATGGATCGGCTGGGCCTCACCTCGCGGATAGCTTTCTATCAGGCGTTTTACGACACGACAAACGATAAGATCGCCGAACAGCTTCGCGGCATAGCGAACGATAGAATCGACACGGATTCAGCGATCATGCTCAATATAGACATGCCTGTTCGCGTTATGCGCGTAAATTTCCACGAAATAACCGGAGTCTCATGGACGAAGTATATAAGCTATGAGATGCACGCGTCGCCCTTTTTCGATATGGCATTGACGCGCGATTCCGAAACCGGAAGGCTGTACAATCCCGCGGACGGTTGGTATTCAGGCGGAATGGAGTTGATCGTGTATCCGATGAAGATGCGCAGCATTTACGGAAGGATCATGGCGGGATTCGATATTCCAGAAGTACTGAATAACGGCGGGGATACCGGAGCGAGAGCCGAAAGAGACGACTCTGCCGTCAGGGAATTATTCATAGGAATCGGGCTCCACTACTAG
- a CDS encoding response regulator encodes MGALDKKTLVGKKASDSVIGSVELTSFFLNVTDKAELDNEVLVQPIHRNSEKPVWIKFDVSWVTCPDGQPGIYICGIDITAEIHARREAEQRALERSSFLVRMGHELRTPINTVLGYAQLLHGLEGMPPVALEYVRTIINNENNLLHLLSDVLELSKYEAGQTVPLLVETNIKKLVHEVTKSYIDQFSDKYLSLTVDYKTDIPDAILTDPQKLTQILANILGNSLKFTRKGGVTVTVSYTNQLIIDVEDTGIGISSDDSPYLFDVFAQAGSGKEHMTGAGIGLPVARIFARMLGGDVVLLRSNPGVGSTFRFAMEAKIVRSSKTEVPQITDYTQISGISKPCKILLVDDVDINLAMLEIFLSPAGFEVQIAANGFEAVAKYKEFQPDIVFMDLIMPEKDGFEATREIKSYNASVPVVALTASIVDSVKEQALESGVNDFMTKPFIPERLFEIIAEHTGIAYTYK; translated from the coding sequence ATGGGCGCCTTGGACAAAAAAACTCTAGTCGGAAAAAAGGCTTCTGATTCGGTAATCGGTTCAGTGGAGCTTACTTCTTTCTTTTTGAATGTCACGGATAAAGCGGAACTCGATAATGAAGTTCTTGTTCAACCCATACACAGAAACTCAGAGAAGCCTGTTTGGATCAAGTTCGACGTTTCGTGGGTAACCTGTCCGGACGGACAACCGGGAATTTACATTTGCGGAATCGATATAACCGCGGAGATTCATGCGCGCAGAGAAGCAGAACAGCGAGCGCTTGAAAGAAGCAGCTTTCTCGTCCGAATGGGTCATGAGCTGAGAACTCCCATTAATACTGTTCTCGGCTACGCCCAGCTCCTCCACGGGCTTGAAGGCATGCCTCCTGTGGCCCTTGAGTATGTTAGAACGATTATAAACAACGAGAACAATTTGCTTCATCTGTTGAGCGATGTCCTGGAACTTTCAAAGTACGAGGCAGGACAGACGGTTCCTCTTCTCGTCGAGACCAACATTAAAAAGCTCGTGCATGAAGTCACTAAAAGCTATATCGATCAGTTTTCCGATAAGTATCTGTCGCTTACCGTCGACTACAAAACCGACATTCCGGACGCGATTCTTACCGATCCCCAGAAACTCACCCAGATACTTGCAAACATTCTGGGCAACTCGCTGAAGTTTACTCGCAAGGGCGGCGTTACCGTCACCGTATCCTATACCAACCAATTGATCATCGATGTTGAAGATACCGGAATCGGTATCAGTTCCGACGACTCGCCGTATCTTTTCGATGTGTTCGCTCAGGCGGGAAGCGGTAAAGAGCATATGACCGGCGCGGGCATCGGGCTCCCTGTAGCGCGTATTTTCGCAAGAATGCTTGGAGGCGATGTCGTGCTGCTTCGCTCGAATCCCGGAGTAGGATCTACTTTCAGATTCGCAATGGAAGCGAAAATCGTCCGTTCTTCAAAGACAGAAGTTCCTCAAATTACCGATTATACGCAGATATCCGGCATATCGAAGCCGTGCAAGATTCTGCTTGTAGACGATGTGGACATAAATCTCGCAATGCTCGAGATTTTTCTTTCTCCCGCAGGATTCGAGGTTCAAATAGCGGCTAACGGTTTCGAAGCCGTCGCGAAATATAAAGAATTTCAGCCGGATATCGTTTTCATGGATCTTATTATGCCCGAAAAAGACGGCTTCGAAGCGACGAGAGAGATTAAAAGCTATAACGCGAGCGTCCCGGTCGTCGCGTTGACCGCGAGCATCGTAGACAGCGTAAAGGAACAGGCTCTGGAGTCGGGCGTGAACGATTTTATGACCAAGCCTTTCATTCCTGAAAGGCTGTTTGAAATCATCGCCGAACACACTGGTATCGCGTATACGTACAAGTAA
- a CDS encoding HhH-GPD family protein codes for MASSTDANLPPQKAVSEFQHTILDHYQNSGRAFPWRETRDPYAILVSEFMLQQTQTDRVVPKYLAWMSRFPTVESLASSTLSEVLEQWSGLGYNRRARFLRETAMLITKKHGSLVPEDPEALDSLPGIGPYTARAISTFSYGLPHAFIETNIRAVYLFFFFPEKENVPDSEVLSIIERTVWKDDPRSWYYALMDYGAELKKKVHNPNRRSKHYSKQSPFEGSLRQARGAVIRQLGNLGRSDSRTIAAAENLPEEKVSQALSALCLEGMVAEDESGYYIP; via the coding sequence GTGGCTTCATCAACAGACGCTAATCTCCCGCCTCAAAAGGCTGTATCAGAGTTTCAACACACAATCCTTGATCATTACCAGAACTCTGGCAGAGCGTTTCCCTGGCGGGAGACGAGGGATCCCTACGCGATTCTGGTTTCGGAGTTCATGCTCCAGCAGACTCAGACGGATCGGGTCGTTCCGAAATATCTCGCGTGGATGTCCCGCTTCCCTACAGTGGAGTCCTTGGCGTCTTCCACTCTATCGGAAGTTCTCGAGCAGTGGAGCGGCCTCGGATACAATAGGCGAGCCAGATTTCTTAGGGAAACAGCGATGCTTATTACGAAAAAGCACGGCAGCCTGGTGCCCGAAGATCCAGAGGCGCTCGATTCATTACCGGGCATCGGGCCGTATACGGCCCGCGCCATTTCCACCTTTTCCTACGGCCTGCCCCACGCGTTCATAGAGACGAATATACGCGCCGTCTATTTGTTTTTCTTTTTCCCCGAGAAGGAAAATGTTCCGGACTCGGAAGTTCTTTCGATAATCGAGCGGACTGTTTGGAAAGACGATCCGAGATCCTGGTATTATGCTTTGATGGACTACGGCGCGGAGCTCAAAAAAAAGGTTCACAACCCGAACCGCAGAAGCAAACATTATTCGAAACAGTCTCCATTCGAAGGATCGTTGCGCCAGGCGCGCGGCGCGGTAATCAGGCAGCTGGGTAATTTGGGACGCTCGGATTCGAGGACTATAGCCGCCGCGGAGAATCTTCCCGAAGAAAAAGTGTCGCAGGCTTTGTCCGCTCTGTGCCTTGAAGGCATGGTTGCCGAAGACGAATCCGGATATTATATACCATAG
- the cmk gene encoding (d)CMP kinase — MRDAFWIPDGKEVRIAISGRSGCGNTTVSRLLAEVLDISFVNYTFRSLSDELRIPLSEIIEKAKTDDSFDRQVDTRQVELARRSSCVLGSRLAVWMLPEADLKVYLTASPEVRSKRIQSREGGSLEDIQAFTAMRDSEDTRRYKELYDIDNTDYSFADLVIDTESKTPEMIVGEILQALADRGFINRR, encoded by the coding sequence ATGAGAGACGCTTTTTGGATTCCGGACGGAAAAGAAGTCAGAATCGCCATATCGGGCCGTTCGGGCTGCGGAAATACGACCGTTTCCCGCCTTTTGGCAGAAGTTTTGGATATTTCATTTGTTAATTATACATTCCGCAGTCTTTCAGACGAATTGAGAATTCCCCTGTCTGAAATAATCGAAAAGGCTAAAACCGACGATTCCTTCGATCGCCAGGTCGACACCCGGCAGGTCGAACTCGCACGCCGGTCGTCCTGCGTTCTCGGCTCACGATTAGCGGTGTGGATGCTGCCCGAGGCTGATTTGAAGGTCTATCTTACCGCTTCGCCGGAAGTACGCTCAAAACGCATTCAAAGCAGGGAAGGGGGCTCTTTGGAGGACATCCAGGCCTTCACCGCTATGCGCGACAGCGAAGACACCCGGCGGTATAAGGAACTCTATGATATCGACAACACCGATTATTCGTTCGCAGATTTGGTAATCGATACGGAATCGAAAACTCCCGAGATGATCGTCGGCGAGATTCTTCAGGCCTTAGCAGATCGTGGCTTCATCAACAGACGCTAA
- a CDS encoding YicC/YloC family endoribonuclease, whose translation MKSMTGYAYKECSIEDGTLSIEIKCYNSRFLDLTVNQPWWLSRIETKLREFASKKVQRGKMDVTVRVRERNANIQVTADPGAARSYMEAITEIADALSHTDAIPLSLIVAQEGVLKSERTIDPERYWLLLEPVLESAFADFEASRITEGLALKRDILNMISRLDKDAEIFESWVPEMEKIFKDSVRSRFEELLGSAVDEQRVMQETAALLMKYTINEEIVRLRAHLVSLRNELESNPAPGRKADFICQEINREVNTIGSKNQILEVGAAVIDAKDALENIREQMRNIE comes from the coding sequence ATGAAAAGCATGACCGGCTATGCGTATAAAGAATGCTCGATAGAGGATGGAACTCTTTCCATCGAAATAAAGTGCTATAATTCACGCTTCCTTGACCTTACTGTCAACCAGCCGTGGTGGCTCAGCAGAATAGAAACAAAATTGAGGGAGTTCGCCTCCAAGAAGGTTCAGCGCGGCAAAATGGATGTAACGGTGAGGGTCCGGGAACGGAACGCCAATATTCAGGTTACAGCGGATCCTGGTGCGGCCCGTTCATACATGGAAGCCATCACTGAGATCGCAGACGCCTTGTCCCACACCGATGCGATACCGCTGTCTTTGATCGTAGCTCAGGAAGGGGTGCTCAAGTCCGAACGAACCATCGATCCTGAACGTTATTGGCTGTTGCTTGAACCGGTTTTGGAATCCGCCTTCGCCGATTTCGAAGCTTCGCGCATCACCGAAGGTCTTGCGCTCAAACGCGATATTTTAAACATGATATCGAGGCTTGATAAGGACGCTGAAATATTCGAATCCTGGGTGCCCGAGATGGAGAAAATCTTCAAGGACTCCGTTCGATCCAGATTCGAAGAACTCCTCGGTTCCGCTGTAGACGAACAGCGTGTTATGCAGGAAACGGCGGCCCTGTTGATGAAGTATACGATAAACGAGGAAATAGTTCGGTTGCGCGCCCATCTTGTGTCTTTGCGGAACGAACTGGAGAGCAATCCGGCTCCGGGAAGAAAAGCGGATTTCATCTGCCAGGAGATCAACAGGGAAGTGAACACCATCGGTTCCAAGAATCAGATTCTAGAGGTCGGAGCCGCCGTCATAGACGCAAAAGACGCGCTCGAGAATATCCGCGAGCAGATGCGCAACATCGAATAA